Proteins encoded by one window of Cellvibrio sp. KY-GH-1:
- a CDS encoding flagellar hook-length control protein FliK, with translation MNNGNLLSSLLGATSANSAAGKVASAKNRSDAGVNSSEKFRDALDQARPEIAAAKPAARRPSAETTAKVEPHPRVADARAEGSKDTNAGGSHKTEKAPIGKKTAESQGAAKTSQSNLEDSEVNDVRLEDMAVADGKSESQIAESVDENVLVADPASIVALLSPELLPGGDTENIVEMPQVGKVEGDTNNDEDGASLDEAIATAIDPLLVDSLAMPTSEADENLSSTPVITPPAPETGMDTDGGESQVANLFTAVPATAVRSDSSVATAGVPGAPTDPLASSVNQLGQDSVANDTADLIAKDAQAEVDAFDNPDFLVLSGKATFSKLMETGASADKTTPVIDPTKPALTATSVAEPLVRLSEAQSPSTRSFVVQTGLPVTVGQPQWSQAVGEKVLWLAAQNVSSAEIRLDPPDLGTMHVKVTVNQDQASVSFTSPHPVVREALDQQLNRLREMFSEQGLNLVNVDVSDKSFAQQQESEKGRSGGSANDAEDDELMPIAASTIVSTRLVDHYA, from the coding sequence ATGAATAATGGCAACCTTCTCAGTAGTTTGCTCGGAGCAACTAGCGCTAACTCTGCCGCTGGTAAAGTAGCGTCCGCAAAAAATCGTTCTGATGCGGGTGTAAACAGCAGTGAAAAATTTCGCGACGCGTTAGATCAAGCGCGGCCAGAAATTGCCGCCGCTAAACCTGCTGCCCGCAGGCCGTCAGCGGAAACCACAGCTAAAGTTGAACCCCACCCGAGGGTCGCTGATGCTCGTGCAGAGGGGTCAAAAGATACAAATGCTGGTGGTAGTCATAAGACGGAAAAGGCACCCATCGGCAAAAAAACAGCGGAATCTCAAGGAGCCGCAAAAACATCGCAATCTAACCTGGAGGACTCAGAGGTTAATGACGTGCGGCTAGAGGATATGGCTGTAGCTGATGGTAAATCTGAATCTCAGATTGCCGAGTCTGTTGACGAGAATGTGCTTGTGGCAGATCCTGCTTCTATCGTTGCGCTGCTATCACCTGAACTTTTACCCGGGGGAGACACTGAAAATATTGTAGAAATGCCCCAGGTAGGGAAGGTTGAAGGGGACACGAATAATGATGAGGATGGTGCATCCCTCGATGAAGCCATAGCTACCGCAATAGATCCGTTACTGGTTGACTCGCTAGCGATGCCGACTTCTGAGGCGGATGAAAATCTATCCTCTACACCGGTCATTACGCCCCCTGCACCTGAAACCGGGATGGACACAGACGGCGGTGAGTCGCAAGTCGCCAACCTTTTCACCGCAGTACCAGCCACAGCGGTGCGTTCGGATAGCAGCGTAGCAACGGCGGGTGTGCCGGGCGCCCCCACTGATCCGCTCGCGTCCTCGGTTAATCAGCTCGGTCAAGACTCTGTCGCGAATGATACGGCGGATCTCATCGCCAAGGACGCTCAAGCGGAAGTTGATGCATTCGATAATCCTGATTTTTTGGTTCTGAGTGGGAAGGCGACGTTCAGTAAATTGATGGAAACCGGTGCGTCCGCTGACAAAACAACGCCAGTGATCGATCCCACCAAACCCGCCTTAACTGCAACGAGTGTGGCGGAACCGCTAGTAAGGTTAAGCGAGGCGCAATCACCCTCGACGAGAAGTTTTGTAGTTCAAACCGGGTTGCCTGTCACGGTGGGTCAGCCACAATGGAGTCAGGCTGTCGGTGAGAAAGTGCTGTGGTTAGCGGCACAAAATGTCAGCTCCGCAGAAATAAGATTGGACCCACCAGACCTTGGCACCATGCATGTCAAAGTGACTGTGAACCAGGATCAAGCCAGTGTGTCTTTTACTAGTCCGCATCCGGTAGTACGTGAAGCGCTGGATCAACAACTAAACCGACTGCGCGAGATGTTTTCCGAGCAGGGATTAAATCTGGTTAACGTCGATGTCTCTGACAAATCCTTCGCTCAACAGCAAGAGAGTGAGAAGGGGAGGTCCGGTGGATCTGCAAATGATGCGGAAGATGATGAGCTGATGCCAATTGCGGCAAGTACAATTGTTTCCACACGCTTGGTTGATCACTACGCCTAG
- the fliR gene encoding flagellar biosynthetic protein FliR, with product MQELIISEEQLSQFIGTYIWPMLRISAFYLAIPIIGARTVPARLRIILTLFTTLLIAPVLPASPVTSMLSAQGFMMVIQEVLIGLALGFCMQVVLHVFLLAGQFMAMKMGLGFAAMNDPSSGVSVTILSQFYLLLSTLLFLSTNGHLVVLQLMIDSFTTFPIGGGGMNSAHFSTIVDMGSWMFSAALLITLPLFTSLMIVNMSFGVMSRSAPQLNVFTVGFPITLIFGFILMWFTLANFLPVYFEVMEEGISTLRTLALSP from the coding sequence ATGCAAGAACTCATCATTTCAGAAGAACAGCTAAGCCAATTTATCGGCACCTATATTTGGCCGATGCTGCGGATTAGTGCGTTTTATCTGGCGATTCCTATCATTGGCGCACGGACCGTGCCGGCGCGTTTGCGGATTATTCTTACACTGTTTACCACGTTGTTAATTGCGCCGGTACTGCCGGCATCGCCGGTAACCTCTATGTTATCCGCCCAGGGTTTTATGATGGTTATCCAGGAGGTTCTGATCGGCTTGGCGCTGGGCTTTTGTATGCAAGTGGTTTTACATGTGTTCCTGCTGGCCGGCCAGTTTATGGCGATGAAAATGGGTTTGGGTTTTGCAGCAATGAATGACCCATCGAGTGGTGTTAGCGTAACAATCCTTTCGCAATTTTATTTATTGTTATCCACATTATTATTTTTGAGCACCAATGGTCATTTGGTGGTTTTGCAGTTGATGATTGACAGTTTCACAACCTTCCCGATTGGCGGTGGCGGCATGAACAGCGCGCACTTTTCCACTATTGTTGATATGGGTTCATGGATGTTTAGCGCAGCGCTGCTTATTACGTTGCCGCTCTTTACCTCGTTGATGATTGTTAATATGTCGTTCGGGGTTATGAGTCGTTCTGCTCCGCAATTGAACGTATTCACTGTTGGTTTTCCGATTACCCTGATTTTTGGTTTCATCCTGATGTGGTTTACCCTCGCTAATTTTCTGCCGGTATATTTCGAGGTTATGGAAGAGGGAATAAGCACGCTGCGTACTTTGGCATTGAGCCCCTAG
- the fliQ gene encoding flagellar biosynthesis protein FliQ, which produces MTPEVVMDLFANAFFLTILMLLVIIGPGLIVGLIVSMFQAATQINEQTLSFLPRLIVTLITLMIAGPWLLTKFMDLFNRLYSSVPSLIG; this is translated from the coding sequence ATGACGCCCGAAGTCGTAATGGATTTGTTCGCCAATGCATTTTTTCTCACCATTTTGATGTTGTTAGTGATTATTGGCCCGGGTCTGATTGTGGGACTGATTGTCAGTATGTTTCAGGCTGCAACCCAAATTAACGAGCAAACCCTGAGTTTTTTGCCGCGTTTAATTGTTACTCTGATTACGTTGATGATTGCGGGTCCCTGGCTGCTCACCAAGTTCATGGATTTGTTTAATCGCCTTTATTCAAGCGTGCCGAGTTTGATCGGATAG
- the flhA gene encoding flagellar biosynthesis protein FlhA, producing the protein MALPTFNQFNNVNGRAVLGSIKGAGRGNLGIPILLMMLLAMIILPIPPLLLDVFFTFNIALSLVVLLVSIYSLRPLDFAAFPTILLIATLLRLGLNVASTRVVLLEGHQGGDAAGKVIEAFGHVVIGGNLAVGIVVFIILMIINFVVVTKGAGRISEVSARFTLDAMPGKQMAIDADLNAGLIDQDQARTRRQEVASEADFYGAMDGASKFVRGDAVAGIMIMFINIFGGFAIGMLQHDLEFADAFEKYTILTIGDGLVAQIPGLLLSVASAILVTRVNSAQDMGKQVVSQMFTSPKALAVAAIMLVIMGSIPGMPHLAFLGLGLICAGLAYFIHWRKHQPAAVEENSFIPAGQRLAGESPSGPTAGGTASIAPQPRSVPALPPGTPESPELGWDDVQPVDVIGLEVGYRLIPMVDKNQGGELLGRIKGVRKKLSQEMGFLIPSVHIRDNLDLNPTGYRVSLMGVSMAEADVYPDRELAINPGQVFGSLEGIKTKDPAFGLEAVWISPGQREQAQTLGYTVVDPSTVVATHLNQILQHHTFELLGHEDVQKLLDMLAKSSPKLVEELVPNTISINTLLKVLQNLLRERVPVRDIRSIAEALAGTTGRSQDPAALTALARVALCRQIVQNIIGNERNLPVITLEPSLEQLLLNTVQQAQKAGADDSAFIEPGLADRLQQSLIAAAQKQEMAGKPLVLLVAAPLRPMLSRFVRHSVPEMRVLAYTEVPDNKQISIDASVGADKK; encoded by the coding sequence ATGGCGCTACCGACTTTCAATCAATTCAATAATGTAAATGGCAGGGCGGTCCTTGGTTCCATCAAAGGCGCCGGGCGTGGCAATTTGGGTATTCCCATTTTGTTAATGATGCTGCTGGCAATGATCATATTGCCTATTCCACCGTTACTGCTGGATGTGTTTTTTACCTTCAATATTGCGCTTTCCCTCGTTGTATTACTGGTCAGTATTTACTCCTTGCGCCCGCTGGATTTCGCGGCATTTCCAACCATTTTGCTGATTGCTACTTTGCTGCGTTTAGGGTTGAACGTGGCTTCTACACGCGTAGTTTTATTAGAGGGACATCAAGGTGGTGATGCGGCAGGTAAGGTGATCGAAGCTTTCGGTCACGTAGTGATCGGCGGCAATTTGGCGGTCGGTATTGTGGTGTTTATTATTTTAATGATCATCAACTTCGTCGTGGTTACCAAGGGTGCAGGCCGTATTTCAGAAGTAAGCGCACGTTTTACCCTGGACGCGATGCCCGGCAAGCAAATGGCAATTGATGCTGATTTGAACGCTGGGCTGATCGATCAGGATCAAGCGCGTACTCGTCGTCAGGAAGTGGCGTCCGAGGCGGATTTCTACGGCGCTATGGATGGTGCGAGCAAGTTTGTACGTGGTGACGCGGTTGCGGGCATCATGATTATGTTCATTAACATTTTCGGTGGCTTTGCCATTGGAATGCTGCAGCATGATTTAGAGTTTGCCGACGCGTTTGAGAAATATACCATCCTTACTATCGGTGATGGCCTGGTCGCACAAATTCCTGGTTTGCTGCTGTCGGTCGCATCGGCAATTCTGGTAACACGCGTTAATAGCGCGCAGGACATGGGTAAACAAGTGGTTTCGCAAATGTTTACCTCGCCGAAAGCGCTCGCCGTGGCCGCGATTATGTTGGTGATTATGGGATCGATTCCCGGTATGCCACATCTGGCATTTTTGGGATTGGGGCTAATTTGTGCGGGCCTGGCGTATTTCATCCACTGGCGTAAACACCAACCCGCCGCTGTTGAAGAGAATTCCTTTATCCCCGCTGGGCAGCGTTTGGCAGGCGAGTCTCCGTCAGGGCCTACTGCAGGTGGTACGGCAAGTATCGCACCGCAGCCACGTTCCGTTCCTGCCTTGCCGCCCGGTACACCGGAATCACCCGAGTTGGGTTGGGACGATGTTCAACCCGTTGATGTCATCGGGCTGGAAGTGGGGTATCGCCTGATTCCTATGGTGGATAAAAATCAGGGCGGCGAATTGTTAGGCCGTATTAAAGGCGTTCGTAAAAAGCTTTCTCAGGAAATGGGATTTTTGATTCCATCTGTACACATTCGCGACAATCTGGATTTAAACCCCACCGGTTATCGCGTCAGCTTGATGGGCGTATCCATGGCGGAGGCTGATGTTTATCCTGATCGTGAGTTGGCGATTAACCCGGGACAGGTTTTCGGTTCGCTCGAGGGTATTAAAACCAAAGATCCTGCGTTTGGATTGGAAGCCGTTTGGATTAGCCCAGGCCAACGCGAACAGGCACAAACTCTTGGATACACGGTTGTTGATCCCAGCACGGTAGTGGCTACCCATCTCAACCAAATTCTCCAGCATCACACTTTTGAATTACTCGGCCACGAAGACGTTCAAAAACTGCTGGATATGTTGGCTAAATCATCGCCCAAGTTGGTGGAAGAATTAGTGCCCAACACCATCAGTATCAACACTTTGTTAAAGGTTCTACAAAACTTGCTACGTGAGCGGGTGCCTGTACGGGATATTCGTTCCATCGCCGAAGCATTGGCGGGTACTACGGGTAGGAGTCAAGATCCCGCCGCATTAACGGCCTTGGCAAGAGTGGCGCTGTGCCGGCAAATCGTCCAAAACATCATTGGAAACGAGCGAAACCTGCCTGTTATCACGCTTGAACCCAGCTTGGAACAGTTGTTGCTAAATACCGTGCAACAGGCACAAAAAGCTGGCGCTGATGACAGCGCGTTTATTGAGCCTGGATTAGCGGATCGTTTACAGCAATCGCTGATTGCAGCCGCACAAAAGCAGGAGATGGCTGGAAAGCCATTGGTATTACTGGTCGCAGCGCCTTTGCGCCCTATGCTCTCTCGCTTTGTTCGCCATAGCGTTCCGGAAATGCGAGTCCTGGCCTATACCGAAGTGCCGGACAATAAACAAATCAGTATCGATGCCAGCGTTGGTGCTGATAAGAAATAA
- the fliN gene encoding flagellar motor switch protein FliN, translating to MADDDVDQDAMADDWAAAMAEQADADEAMTHAVSFDELKSETLKQAPGSPDLDVILDIPVSISMEVGRTSITIRNLLQLNQGSVIELDRLAGEPLDVLVNGTLIAHGEVVVVNEKFGIRMTDVISPAERIKKLR from the coding sequence ATGGCAGATGATGATGTCGATCAAGATGCGATGGCTGATGACTGGGCTGCTGCAATGGCTGAACAGGCTGACGCCGACGAGGCTATGACGCATGCCGTTAGCTTTGATGAATTAAAAAGTGAAACGTTAAAGCAAGCGCCAGGCAGTCCGGATCTGGATGTTATTTTGGATATCCCCGTGTCCATTTCGATGGAGGTAGGGCGCACGTCAATTACCATTCGCAATTTATTGCAGTTGAATCAAGGGTCGGTCATTGAGTTGGATCGGCTCGCTGGCGAGCCGTTGGATGTATTGGTAAACGGTACTTTGATTGCCCATGGCGAAGTGGTTGTTGTTAATGAAAAATTTGGTATTCGCATGACGGATGTGATCAGTCCTGCTGAGCGGATTAAAAAATTGCGTTAA
- the fliP gene encoding flagellar type III secretion system pore protein FliP (The bacterial flagellar biogenesis protein FliP forms a type III secretion system (T3SS)-type pore required for flagellar assembly.) — MYLLSKNPTNLLRLALLLALTLGLNLLVAEPVMAQTNLPPVTDSANSLPMSQASGSAGQLGSLPAIPGLPALTVKTNPNGTQEYTVTLQILAIMTALTFLPAILMMMTSFTRIIIVFSILRQALGLQQSPSNQILIGLALFLTLFIMQPVLNKVNQDALQPYINQQIGAQEALAKTAAPFHSFMLAQTRESDIALFVGIAKHPPIAVPEETPFNILVPAFIISELKTAFQIGFIIFIPFLVIDIVVSSVLMAMGMMMLSPLIISLPFKIMLFVLVDGWAMIVGTLAASYGI, encoded by the coding sequence ATGTACCTGTTATCGAAGAACCCCACAAACTTATTGCGCTTGGCGCTTTTATTGGCGCTGACGCTGGGCCTCAATCTATTAGTAGCGGAGCCTGTAATGGCGCAAACCAATTTGCCGCCAGTTACTGATTCAGCCAATTCGTTGCCCATGAGCCAAGCGTCTGGTTCTGCGGGCCAATTAGGGAGTTTGCCCGCGATTCCCGGGCTGCCTGCATTAACAGTGAAAACCAATCCGAATGGAACGCAAGAATACACTGTGACCTTGCAAATTCTTGCCATCATGACGGCTTTGACTTTTTTGCCGGCGATTTTAATGATGATGACATCGTTCACGCGCATCATCATTGTGTTTTCCATTTTGCGTCAGGCGCTGGGTCTACAGCAGTCCCCCTCTAACCAGATTTTGATTGGCCTTGCGCTTTTTTTAACACTATTCATTATGCAGCCGGTATTGAATAAAGTGAATCAAGACGCACTGCAACCCTACATTAATCAGCAAATCGGCGCGCAGGAAGCGCTGGCGAAGACGGCAGCACCTTTCCACAGCTTTATGTTGGCCCAGACGCGAGAATCGGACATCGCATTATTTGTTGGAATTGCCAAGCATCCGCCGATTGCAGTACCTGAAGAAACGCCATTTAATATCTTGGTTCCCGCGTTTATTATCAGTGAATTAAAAACGGCGTTTCAGATTGGTTTCATTATTTTCATTCCCTTTTTAGTAATCGATATCGTGGTATCCAGCGTGTTAATGGCCATGGGTATGATGATGTTGTCACCACTCATTATTTCCCTGCCGTTTAAAATTATGTTGTTTGTACTTGTAGATGGTTGGGCCATGATTGTAGGCACATTGGCTGCCAGCTACGGTATATGA
- the fliO gene encoding flagellar biosynthetic protein FliO: protein MGPAVKKIILSVASAWLLSFAVGGFAQDGASASSLVSSTTPVQSQTESITANTEPVNSNTIGNGNSISSTSKPAGTYYPNTNTTNPQIGSGAHLVNVTLGLMFILALIFGISWFVKRFGQGTFSGNTHMRVLATLPLGTRERIVLIDAAGQQLLLGITPTHINTLHVFETPVIATAAEANTSEFSRKLMAILQRNGNESDDSTNNKNPGAQK, encoded by the coding sequence ATGGGCCCCGCCGTAAAAAAAATAATCCTTTCAGTCGCTAGCGCGTGGCTGTTGTCTTTCGCAGTCGGTGGCTTCGCGCAGGACGGAGCCTCAGCGAGCTCGCTTGTCAGTTCAACAACTCCGGTGCAGTCACAAACTGAATCTATAACAGCTAATACTGAACCTGTTAACTCAAATACCATTGGAAACGGTAATAGCATTAGCAGCACAAGCAAACCCGCCGGCACTTATTACCCCAATACCAACACAACAAATCCCCAGATAGGTAGCGGTGCCCATTTGGTCAACGTCACTTTGGGGTTGATGTTTATACTGGCGTTAATTTTCGGAATTTCCTGGTTTGTAAAACGTTTTGGGCAAGGGACTTTCTCGGGTAATACGCACATGCGCGTGCTCGCGACTTTGCCGCTGGGAACCCGCGAGCGAATTGTATTAATTGATGCGGCAGGCCAACAATTGTTGTTGGGTATTACCCCCACACACATTAATACCTTGCACGTATTTGAAACGCCGGTAATAGCGACTGCAGCTGAGGCGAATACGTCGGAATTCAGCCGTAAATTAATGGCGATATTGCAACGCAACGGAAATGAAAGTGACGACTCCACTAACAACAAAAACCCCGGAGCGCAAAAGTGA
- the fliL gene encoding flagellar basal body-associated protein FliL: MAAAPQKAPNDAGAEAGGKKKKKLMLMIGLAVALVAVSIGGTVAALKILAPAPAATEEAAAEETEKESTLAPAIYFDMAPNFTINFNVNGRQRYLQAAMTLLFRDPALEELLKLHMPAIRNGLVMLLSSKNFEELQTPEGKETLKEEALEIINKQLKKEQQALAEKSEDEEKPKITQVEEVLFTNFVMQ; the protein is encoded by the coding sequence ATGGCTGCTGCTCCACAAAAAGCACCGAATGACGCTGGCGCTGAAGCTGGTGGTAAAAAGAAAAAAAAGCTAATGCTGATGATTGGTCTAGCTGTCGCGTTGGTAGCTGTATCTATCGGTGGAACTGTCGCGGCGCTAAAGATTTTGGCGCCGGCGCCAGCAGCAACAGAAGAAGCGGCGGCAGAGGAAACCGAAAAAGAATCAACGCTAGCCCCGGCCATTTATTTCGATATGGCTCCTAATTTCACGATTAACTTTAATGTAAACGGGCGCCAACGATATTTGCAGGCTGCTATGACGTTACTTTTCCGCGACCCCGCGCTGGAGGAGTTGTTGAAGTTACACATGCCCGCTATTCGCAATGGTTTGGTGATGCTGTTAAGCAGCAAAAACTTTGAGGAATTACAAACCCCGGAAGGGAAAGAAACCTTGAAAGAAGAAGCACTTGAAATAATTAATAAGCAATTGAAAAAAGAGCAACAAGCCCTCGCTGAGAAAAGCGAGGATGAAGAAAAACCAAAGATAACCCAGGTTGAGGAAGTACTCTTTACCAATTTTGTAATGCAATAA
- the fliM gene encoding flagellar motor switch protein FliM has protein sequence MQDLLSQDEIDALLHGVDDGDIDTESDVEPGTVKNYDLTSQDRIVRGRMPTLEMINERFARYTRISMFNLLRRTADVSVGGVQIQKFGEYVHTLYVPTSLNMVKFRPLRGTALIILDARLVFKLVDNFFGGDGRHAKIEGREFTPTELRVVQMVLNQAFVDLTEAWKAVFPINFEYVHSEVNPSLANIVSPSEVVVVSTFHIELDGGGGEMHITVPYSMIEPIREVLDAGLQSDSDEHDERWEKALREDILSAKVDLECDIVRREITLRDIVDLKVGDVIPVEFPDYHVLTANGVPMFRTQLGQSNGFLSLKVKEFIDRRSAYNITGTKGENTNADKGEKDGR, from the coding sequence GTGCAAGATCTACTCTCACAAGACGAAATTGACGCGCTCTTACATGGCGTTGATGACGGCGATATCGATACCGAATCGGACGTAGAGCCGGGGACGGTTAAGAATTATGACCTAACCAGTCAGGATCGCATTGTACGTGGGCGCATGCCTACGCTGGAGATGATTAACGAGCGTTTTGCGCGCTACACCCGTATTAGTATGTTTAACCTGTTGCGCAGAACCGCAGATGTTTCTGTAGGTGGGGTGCAAATTCAAAAGTTTGGTGAATATGTCCACACCTTGTATGTCCCCACCAGTTTAAACATGGTTAAGTTTCGCCCGCTACGCGGTACCGCGTTAATTATTTTGGATGCGCGCCTGGTATTTAAGCTGGTAGACAATTTTTTTGGCGGTGATGGTCGCCATGCGAAAATTGAAGGCCGCGAATTTACGCCCACAGAATTGCGGGTGGTCCAAATGGTGTTGAATCAGGCCTTCGTAGACCTGACTGAAGCATGGAAAGCGGTTTTCCCAATTAACTTTGAATATGTCCACTCAGAAGTAAATCCGTCCTTGGCAAATATTGTTAGCCCCAGTGAAGTGGTTGTGGTTAGCACTTTTCACATTGAGTTGGATGGCGGCGGTGGTGAAATGCATATCACCGTTCCCTATTCCATGATCGAACCTATTCGCGAAGTGCTTGATGCGGGTTTACAAAGTGATAGCGATGAGCACGATGAACGTTGGGAGAAGGCGTTGCGTGAAGATATTTTGTCCGCGAAAGTCGATCTGGAATGCGACATAGTGCGTCGTGAAATTACGCTGCGCGACATAGTAGATTTAAAAGTCGGTGATGTAATTCCCGTAGAGTTTCCTGATTACCATGTGCTTACCGCGAACGGGGTCCCTATGTTTCGTACCCAGCTTGGACAATCAAACGGTTTTTTGTCGCTAAAAGTAAAAGAATTTATTGATCGTCGTAGCGCTTACAATATCACAGGCACTAAAGGCGAAAATACAAACGCGGATAAGGGTGAGAAAGATGGCAGATGA
- the flhB gene encoding flagellar biosynthesis protein FlhB, producing the protein MAEEDDSGQEKSEEASARKIEKAREEGQIPRSRDLTTTAVLLLAVIGIYIFADFMANKLIGITRANFVISRETIFDTNAMIGHLVAAIYDGLFSIAPLMAILLIASIVGPIALGGFIFSSKAMEPKLSRMDPIAGIKRMFSMHSLIELGKALAKVLLLLWATILILQFYAQDMFRLSDETVANAIIHSLEISIFATIALSVTTILIAAIDVPIQIYQYNKKLKMSRQDQKDEAKDTDGKPEVKGRIRQLQREMAQRRMMGNVPQADVVITNPEHFSVALRYDPEKMDVPIMLAKGGDHVAMKIREIANAHKIEIIQSPVLARAIFYTTDVDEEIPSGLYLAVAQVLAYVFQLRNFRKGKGDKPMYPRNINVPRDMRYDAKGKLE; encoded by the coding sequence ATGGCTGAAGAAGACGACAGCGGGCAGGAAAAATCGGAAGAGGCCAGTGCGCGAAAGATTGAGAAAGCGCGTGAAGAAGGTCAGATTCCCCGATCGCGTGATCTAACCACTACCGCTGTATTACTTTTGGCCGTGATTGGTATTTATATCTTTGCCGATTTTATGGCTAACAAGTTAATTGGCATAACCCGCGCAAATTTTGTAATTAGCCGCGAAACTATTTTTGATACCAATGCCATGATCGGTCACTTGGTAGCGGCAATTTACGATGGATTATTTAGCATTGCTCCCTTGATGGCGATTTTATTAATCGCATCGATTGTTGGTCCCATCGCATTAGGTGGTTTTATTTTTAGTAGTAAGGCTATGGAGCCAAAACTCAGCCGGATGGATCCGATCGCGGGTATCAAACGGATGTTTTCCATGCATTCTTTGATTGAATTGGGTAAAGCGCTGGCCAAAGTATTATTACTGCTGTGGGCCACGATATTGATTTTGCAATTCTATGCGCAGGATATGTTTCGCTTATCGGATGAAACCGTTGCGAATGCCATTATTCACTCGCTGGAGATTTCAATTTTCGCCACTATCGCCTTATCCGTTACGACTATTTTAATAGCTGCTATTGATGTGCCCATCCAGATTTACCAATACAACAAAAAGTTGAAAATGTCGCGCCAGGATCAAAAAGACGAGGCCAAAGACACTGATGGTAAACCGGAAGTTAAGGGGCGAATTCGTCAATTGCAACGCGAAATGGCACAGCGCCGCATGATGGGTAATGTACCGCAAGCGGACGTGGTCATTACCAACCCGGAACATTTTTCTGTGGCCTTGCGCTATGACCCGGAAAAAATGGATGTGCCGATCATGTTGGCTAAGGGGGGCGATCATGTCGCCATGAAGATTCGCGAAATTGCGAACGCCCATAAAATCGAAATTATTCAATCACCCGTGTTGGCGCGTGCGATTTTTTATACCACGGACGTGGACGAGGAAATTCCGTCTGGCTTGTATCTCGCGGTTGCCCAGGTGCTGGCATACGTATTTCAATTGCGAAATTTCCGTAAAGGCAAAGGCGATAAGCCGATGTATCCACGCAATATCAATGTTCCGCGTGATATGCGCTATGACGCGAAAGGTAAGCTTGAGTAA